A stretch of the Sorangium aterium genome encodes the following:
- a CDS encoding chorismate-binding protein — MKTLLIDNYDSYTHILGQYLWEASGEEPIIVRNDSLSLAEIEGLELDGIVISPGPGRPERRADFGVCAEVIEALAGTPILGVCLGHQGLAARFGGRVQHAPRVMHGKIVEIEHDGAGLFEGVPSPFQAVRYHSLIVGDGGLPAEIQVTARTRGDRLIMALKIKDRPFYGVQFHPESIGTEHGRRIIRNFRDIALNTPRDRRRAALHRSARAPGLSAGALGGCAPGAPAGARRRGRVRHLRLPWVDPERAFAGLFAAAPYAFWLDSSATGRDGRFSFMGSATEAIESRGAAVTRWSAGGPGDALTSTTSEGSPFAALRRELASVSLDPSGLPFHFTGGLVGYLGYELKEHLGFGASAHPRRALPDSAMMIARRILAFDHVERAVYACAIDAVDAIDAIDGDEPARPAPPSSAPWLDEIAARLHDLPALSEPLLPPVPEGFADRLTHAPRLSRREHLEAIEAILREIREGETYEVCLTNEFLVPTSLDPFALYRVLRRTNPAQFSAFLKLPEGAVLSSSPERFLSVDRERRVRSEPIKGTRPKGATEEETLALRRDLASSDKDRSELLMITDLVRNDLSRVCAMGSIDVEALQRITEHATLLQLSSVVTGALREGKGALDAIEACFPGGSITGAPKHRTISIIDALERRTRGVYTGSIGYLAYEGPMDMNIAIRTLVADGRGLSFGSGGAVVAESSAEAEYEEVLVKSFPLLRAIYLAERAADGGRASAQEVRATSAHRG; from the coding sequence GTGAAGACACTCCTCATCGACAACTACGACTCGTACACCCACATCCTCGGGCAGTACCTCTGGGAGGCGAGCGGCGAGGAGCCGATCATCGTCAGGAACGACAGCCTCTCGCTCGCCGAGATCGAGGGCCTGGAGCTCGACGGCATCGTCATCTCGCCCGGCCCCGGCCGCCCGGAGCGCCGGGCCGATTTCGGCGTCTGCGCCGAGGTGATCGAGGCGCTCGCCGGGACGCCGATCCTCGGCGTCTGCCTTGGCCATCAGGGGCTCGCCGCGCGCTTCGGCGGGCGCGTCCAGCACGCCCCGCGGGTCATGCACGGCAAGATCGTCGAGATCGAGCACGACGGCGCCGGGCTCTTCGAGGGCGTGCCCAGCCCGTTCCAGGCGGTGCGCTACCACTCGCTCATCGTCGGTGACGGCGGGCTGCCGGCGGAGATCCAGGTGACGGCGCGGACGCGCGGCGACCGGCTCATCATGGCCCTCAAGATCAAGGACCGGCCGTTCTACGGCGTGCAGTTTCACCCCGAGTCGATCGGCACCGAGCACGGCAGGAGGATCATCCGCAATTTCAGAGATATCGCCCTGAACACGCCGCGCGACCGGAGGCGCGCGGCGCTCCACCGGAGCGCACGCGCGCCGGGCCTCTCCGCAGGCGCGCTGGGCGGCTGCGCGCCAGGCGCGCCGGCGGGCGCGCGGCGACGCGGGCGCGTGCGTCACCTCCGGCTCCCGTGGGTCGATCCCGAGCGGGCCTTCGCCGGGCTCTTCGCCGCGGCCCCTTACGCGTTCTGGCTCGACTCGAGCGCGACAGGCCGTGACGGGCGCTTCTCGTTCATGGGGAGCGCGACCGAGGCCATCGAGAGCCGCGGCGCCGCCGTGACGCGGTGGAGCGCCGGCGGCCCCGGAGACGCCCTTACCTCGACCACGTCCGAGGGGAGCCCGTTCGCCGCGCTCCGGCGGGAGCTGGCGTCGGTGTCGCTCGATCCCAGCGGCCTGCCCTTCCACTTCACGGGGGGCCTCGTGGGCTACCTCGGCTACGAGCTCAAGGAGCACCTCGGCTTCGGCGCGTCCGCCCACCCGCGCCGCGCGCTCCCGGACAGCGCGATGATGATCGCGCGGCGGATCCTGGCCTTCGACCACGTCGAGCGCGCGGTATACGCGTGCGCGATCGATGCAGTCGATGCGATCGACGCGATCGACGGCGACGAGCCTGCGAGGCCTGCGCCGCCCTCGTCCGCACCGTGGCTGGACGAGATCGCGGCGCGTCTGCACGATCTCCCGGCGCTCTCGGAGCCGCTCCTGCCGCCTGTCCCGGAGGGCTTCGCCGACCGGCTCACGCACGCACCGCGCCTCTCGCGCCGAGAGCACCTCGAGGCCATCGAGGCCATCCTCCGCGAGATCCGCGAGGGCGAGACGTACGAGGTGTGCCTCACGAACGAGTTCCTCGTGCCGACCTCGCTGGATCCGTTCGCCCTCTACCGCGTCCTGCGCCGCACGAACCCCGCGCAGTTCTCGGCCTTCCTCAAGCTGCCGGAGGGCGCGGTGCTGTCGTCCTCGCCGGAGCGATTCCTGTCGGTCGACCGGGAGCGGCGGGTGCGCAGCGAGCCCATCAAGGGGACGCGGCCGAAGGGCGCCACCGAGGAAGAGACCCTCGCCCTGCGCCGCGATCTCGCGAGCAGCGATAAGGACCGCTCCGAGCTCCTCATGATCACCGACCTCGTCCGCAACGACCTCAGCCGCGTCTGCGCCATGGGCTCGATCGACGTCGAGGCGCTCCAGCGGATCACCGAGCACGCGACCCTGCTCCAGCTCTCGTCGGTGGTCACGGGCGCGCTGCGCGAGGGGAAGGGCGCGCTCGACGCGATCGAGGCGTGTTTCCCCGGCGGATCCATCACCGGCGCGCCGAAGCACCGGACGATCTCGATCATCGACGCCCTGGAGCGGCGCACGCGGGGCGTGTACACGGGCTCGATCGGGTACCTCGCCTACGAGGGCCCCATGGACATGAACATCGCCATACGGACCCTCGTCGCCGACGGCCGGGGGCTCAGCTTCGGCAGCGGCGGCGCGGTGGTCGCGGAGTCCAGCGCGGAGGCCGAGTACGAGGAGGTCCTCGTCAAGAGCTTCCCCCTGCTCCGCGCCATCTACCTCGCGGAGCGCGCCGCGGACGGGGGCCGGGCGTCCGCGCAAGAAGTGCGCGCGACGAGTGCGCACCGCGGATAA
- a CDS encoding anthranilate synthase component I, which yields MKRDSNITRRGVAVRRTVEDLAVDGAIQPIVEALDSHLGVVLASSYEVPGRYTRWDIGFIDPPLVLVSRGRDFRFTALNERGRVLLPAIDEALRDLDAVAALERRSDEVVGAVRPPGERVPEELRSRQPSIFSVLRRLIELFGVPGDPLFGLYGAFAYDLAFQFEPIRLRLERPADQRDLVLYLPDEIVAVDHRRERATRTRYELKFGDRSTDGLPREGATRAYVGADRAPQNEYAPGEYAELVRVARESFKRGDLFEVVPGQTLYEPCPVAPTELFYRLRERNPAPYGFLMNLGNAEYLIGASPEMYVRVEGNRVETCPISGTIPRGSDPLADAAQIARLLASTKDESELTMCTDVDRNDKSRICVPGSVRVIGRRQIEMYSRLIHTVDHIEGRLRDGYDALDAFLAHTWAVTVTGAPKAWAMQFIEDHERSPRAWYGAAVGIVGFDGSMNTGLTLRTIRVKDGVAQVRVGATLLFDSDPDEEERETQVKASALLDAIRRPRGIPTPPPAAIHPVPGGTRKVLLVDHQDSFVHTLANYLRQTGAEVVTLRAGFPLEELDAYAPDLVVLSPGPGTPGDFDLSGTLAALLERRLPVFGVCLGLQGMVEHFGGKLGVLDYPMHGKASNVRVLGGRLFEGLPREFRAGRYHSLYALRDALPASLKVTAETEDGVVMAIEHTELPLAAVQFHPESILSQDDNVGLRLVRNAVTELQRSGGR from the coding sequence GTGAAACGAGACAGCAACATTACGCGGAGAGGCGTCGCGGTGCGGCGGACGGTCGAGGACCTCGCCGTCGACGGCGCCATCCAGCCCATCGTCGAGGCGCTCGACAGCCACCTGGGCGTGGTCCTGGCGTCCAGCTACGAGGTCCCGGGCCGGTACACGCGCTGGGATATCGGCTTCATCGATCCGCCGCTCGTGCTCGTCTCCCGGGGCCGCGACTTCCGGTTCACCGCGCTGAACGAGCGCGGGCGCGTTCTGCTGCCGGCCATCGACGAGGCCCTCCGGGATCTCGACGCTGTCGCGGCCCTCGAGCGGCGCAGCGACGAGGTGGTCGGCGCGGTCCGTCCGCCGGGCGAGCGGGTGCCGGAGGAGCTGCGCAGCCGGCAGCCGTCCATCTTCTCGGTGCTGCGCCGGCTCATCGAGCTCTTCGGGGTCCCGGGCGACCCGCTCTTCGGGCTCTACGGCGCGTTCGCGTACGATCTCGCCTTCCAGTTCGAGCCCATCCGGCTCCGCCTGGAGCGCCCGGCGGATCAGCGGGATCTCGTCCTCTACCTCCCCGACGAGATCGTCGCCGTCGACCACCGCCGCGAGCGCGCGACGCGCACGCGCTACGAGCTGAAATTCGGAGATCGCTCGACCGACGGGCTGCCGCGAGAGGGCGCGACGCGCGCCTATGTCGGCGCCGACCGCGCGCCCCAGAACGAGTACGCGCCGGGCGAGTACGCCGAGCTCGTCCGGGTGGCGCGCGAGTCCTTCAAGCGGGGCGATCTCTTCGAGGTCGTGCCGGGACAGACGCTCTACGAGCCGTGCCCGGTCGCGCCCACGGAGCTGTTTTACCGCCTGCGCGAGCGCAACCCGGCGCCCTACGGCTTTTTGATGAACCTCGGCAACGCCGAGTATCTCATCGGCGCCTCGCCGGAGATGTACGTCCGCGTCGAGGGCAATCGCGTCGAGACCTGCCCCATCTCGGGCACGATCCCGCGCGGCAGCGACCCGCTCGCCGACGCCGCGCAGATCGCGCGCCTGCTCGCGTCCACGAAGGACGAGTCGGAGCTCACCATGTGCACCGACGTCGATCGCAACGACAAGTCCCGCATCTGCGTGCCGGGGAGCGTGCGGGTGATCGGGCGCCGGCAGATCGAGATGTACTCGCGGCTGATCCACACGGTCGATCACATCGAGGGCCGCCTGCGCGACGGCTACGACGCGCTCGACGCGTTCCTCGCGCACACGTGGGCGGTCACGGTCACGGGGGCGCCGAAGGCCTGGGCCATGCAGTTCATCGAGGATCACGAGCGCTCGCCGCGCGCGTGGTACGGGGCGGCGGTCGGGATCGTCGGCTTCGACGGCAGCATGAACACGGGGCTCACGCTGCGCACGATCCGGGTCAAGGACGGCGTGGCCCAGGTCCGGGTCGGCGCGACGCTGCTCTTCGACTCCGATCCCGACGAGGAGGAGCGCGAGACCCAGGTGAAGGCGTCGGCGCTCCTCGACGCGATCCGGAGGCCGCGCGGCATCCCCACGCCGCCTCCGGCGGCCATCCACCCGGTGCCTGGCGGCACGCGCAAGGTCCTCCTCGTGGATCACCAGGACTCGTTCGTGCACACGCTGGCCAACTACCTCCGGCAGACGGGCGCCGAGGTGGTGACGCTCCGCGCCGGCTTCCCTCTCGAGGAGCTCGACGCCTACGCTCCCGATCTCGTGGTGCTCTCGCCCGGTCCTGGCACTCCGGGCGATTTCGATCTCTCGGGCACGCTCGCGGCGCTGCTAGAGCGGCGGCTGCCCGTCTTCGGCGTCTGCCTCGGCCTGCAGGGCATGGTCGAGCACTTCGGCGGCAAGCTCGGCGTCCTCGACTACCCGATGCACGGCAAGGCCTCGAACGTGCGGGTGCTCGGCGGACGCCTCTTCGAGGGGCTGCCGCGCGAGTTCCGCGCGGGGCGCTACCACTCGCTCTACGCGTTGCGCGACGCGCTCCCTGCGTCGCTGAAGGTCACGGCCGAGACCGAGGATGGGGTCGTGATGGCGATCGAGCACACGGAGCTGCCGCTCGCGGCGGTTCAGTTCCATCCGGAGTCGATCCTGTCGCAGGACGACAACGTGGGGCTCCGGCTCGTGAGGAACGCGGTGACCGAGCTGCAGCGGAGCGGCGGGCGGTGA